Sequence from the Alphaproteobacteria bacterium genome:
ATGCTGCGGGCGTGCAGGAAGCGCTCTACGACTCGTTCCAGAAGGGCGACAAGGATTTCACCGCGCTCGTCAGCAAAATGAAGCAGATGGGCATCGACGTGGTCTATGTCGGCAGCTACCACACCGAGACGGGTCTCCTGATCAAGCAGGCGGCAGATCAAGGGTGGAAGCCGCAATTCGTGTCCGAGGACGCCCTGGTCACCGATGAGTTCTGGAAGATCGCCGGGCCCGCCGGCGAGGGCCTGATCATGACGTTCCCGCCGGACCCCCGCGACAATCCGGCGGCGAAGGCCGTGGTGGCCGAGTTCAAGGCCACAAGCTACGACCCCGAAGGCTACACCCTCTATACCTACGCCGCATTCCAGGTGTGGTCCCAGGCGGTGAAGAATGCCGGCACGACCGATCCGCAGAAGCTTGCGGTCGAGCTGCGCAAGGGCTCGTTCAACACCGTTTTGGGAACGATCCAGTACGACGACAAGGGGGACATCAAGAACTCCGAGTACGTCTGGTACAAGTGGCATGATGGCAAGTACGCCGAGACTAAACTTTAATAGCTAGGTCTCGCACCGAAATGTCGGCCCGGCGGGCAACTGCCGGGCCGATTTGTTTCCTCTCAATGCGACGGAAAGATGTGCGGAAGAAATCGGGCGTCGCGTGGCGAATCTCGGATTCGCCACACTAGCGTGATCGGCGGCGGCCTTCTGTGGAGGGTTTGCGGCCGAGCCCGATCTTCTTCGCAAAGGCCGAGCGCTGGGCGGCGTAATTGGGTGCTACCATGGGATATTCCGGGGGAAGGCCCCATTTGGCGCGATATTCGTCGGGGGTCATATCGTAGGTCGTGCGCAGATGGCGTTTGAGCATCTTCAATTTCTTGCCGTCTTCCAGACAGACGATGTATTCGGGTGTGACGGAACGTTTGATCGGTACGACGGGCTTGAGCATTTCGTGTCTGGCCTGGTCGGTTCCGCCGATTAATTGATCCAATGCCCCGTGGACCGAGCGGATTATCTCGGGTAATTGAGACGGAGCGAGGGCATTATTGCTTACATAGGCTGCGACAACCTCGGTCGTCATACGCAGCATGTCACTGCGACCCGCCTTTTCACCGTTGTCTTCCCTCATGGCGCCGATCCTCTTCGCCTCAGAAGGTAATTTACAATCATTCGCATATAAATTTTATCGTGTCAATTCGATACAGTGGCAATACGAGTAATAAATTCTTCCTTCGGTTTGCGTAGAGTTTACTATTTTGATTTATTAGAGTCTCTATACCTAATTTCTCGAAAATTGTACTGAATAGATTTCTAATTATTTGTGAATTGAATTATATCACTGCAACAAGCGCCATATTTTCCGAACAAATCCCGATCAATGTTGTCGACATCGCGCGTTTATCCTAGAATTTCGCGATATTTGTTCGGCCATGACATGTCGATTCCAAGAAATTTCGACCCATGACCGCAATAAATTTCGTAGAGGTTTCCGCGAGAGCTAGTAGCGGACTGGCACCATGTGCCGACATATGGTATTTTCGCAGACGGTTTTTCCCGCTTTCTGTGACCGTCGATGCCCGCGGAATTAATTGCGATCGCCTCAGACCATGCAGGGTTCGCACTCAAGTCGGTGTTGCGCGCCGAGCTTGAGGCGCTGGGCTACAGGGTGCTCGACCTCGGAGCGAATTCATCGGAGAGCGTCGACTATCCCGACTTCGCAGCGGCAATGGCGCGAACAATCGAAAGCAAGCAGGCGCTGCGCGGCGTGCTTATATGCGGCACGGGGATCGGCATGAGTATTGCCGCAAACAGAAGCCGCGCGGTCCGGGCCGCGGTATGCCACGATGTTTCCTCGGCCGGACTGGCGCGCCGCCACAACGACGCGAACGTCTTGGCGCTCGGCGCGCGGCTCATCGGGGAGGAAGTGGCGAAGGACTGCCTGCGTACTTTCTTGTCGACGGCGTTCGATGGCGGTGAGCGTCATGGGAGGCGTGTTTCGAAGTTATCCGGGGCGTGACGCGGTATCGAATTTGCCGAGCACACGTCGGGTGCTCGGCCGTTTTTTGATAAGCGATCCGAAATCCATACTCGAACGAAGGGATTGACCGTGCGATGACGAGACAAGATGGCGCGAGTGCTTCACCGGCTGGCACGCTCGACCGATTTTTCTCGGCTGGCCTCTCCCAAGTCGATCCGGAGGTGGCGCACGCCATTCGGGGTGAACTTGGGCGCCAGCAAAGCCAAATCGAACTCATCGCTTCGGAGAACATCGTCTCGCGCGCCGTTCTCGAGGCGCAAGGCTCCGTGCTCACCAACAAATACGCGGAGGGTTATCCCGGTCGCCGTTATTACGGCGGCTGCGAACATGTGGACATCGTCGAAAGTTTGGCGATCGAGCGCGCCAAAAAACTTTTCGGCTGTGCCTTCGCAAACGTGCAGCCCCATTCGGGTGCGCAGGCCAATACCGCGGTCTTCTTCGCCTTGTTGCAGCCGGGCGACAAATTCATGGGACTTTCGCTCGCGGCGGGCGGACACCTCACGCATGGCGCCCCGCCGAGCGTGTCGGGCAAGTGGTTCGTCCCCGTACCCTACGGGGTGCGGCGGGAAGATTGTCTGATCGATTATGACGAGCTTGCGCGTCTCGCCGAGCAGCATCGTCCGAAACTGATCATCGCGGGCGGATCCGCCTATCCTCGCTTCATCGATTTTGCCCGGTTCAGGACGATTGCCGACAGCGTCGGTGCGTATCTCATGGTCGACATGGCGCACTTCGCCGGGCTCGTCGCAGGCGGGGTGCATCCGAGCCCGTTGCCGCATGCCCACGTCGTCACGACGACCACGCACAAGACGCTGCGCGGTGCGCGTGGCGGAATGATCCTGTCAATGGACGAAAACCTCGGCAAGAAGATCAACTCCGGCATCTTCCCGGGCACGCAAGGCGGGCCGCTCCTGCATGCGATCGCCGGCAAGGCGGTGGCTCTGGGCGAAGCGCTCAAGCCCGAATTCAAGATCTATGCCCGGCACGTCGTGGATAACGCCCATGCGCTGGCTGCGACCCTTGTCCGGCGCGGCTACGACATCGTGACGGGCGGCACCGATACGCACCTCATGCTGGTCGATCTGCGCTCGAAGCGGCTGACCGGTAAGATCGCTGTCGAAAGCCTCGAGCGGGGTGCGATCACGTGCAACAAGAACGGCGTGCCCTTCGACCCCGAAAAACCGACGATCACATCGGGCGTTCGCCTCGGCACGCCCGCCTCGACGACGCGGGGGTTCGGCGTCCCCGAGTTCAACGAGGTGGGCGAGTTGATCGCCGATTTGCTCGACGGCCTTGCCTCGGGATCGAATGATAACAGTGCGGTCGAGCGCAAAGTGCGCGCGCGCGCTGAATCCTTATGCGCGCGGTTTCCGATCTATCCGGATTTTTGATGCAGGCCAAGTCGAAGCGCGGAGCAAGAAACGACAGCAAAACGAGGGGGGGTAGGGCATGCGTTGTCCGTTTTGTGGCCACGAGGACACCCAGGTCAAGGATTCCCGGCCGACCGAAGACAATGCCGCAATTCGCCGCCGACGCTTCTGTCCGGCGTGCGGTTCGCGCTTCACGACGTTCGAGCGCGTGCAGCTCCGCGAACTCATGGTCATCAAGAAGAATGGCCAGCGCGCAACTTTCGACCGGGACAAGCTTGTCCGCTCGATCCAAATTGCTTGTCGAAAACGGCCGGTCGATCCTGAACGCATCGAGCGCATCGTCAATTCGATCGTGCGGCGTCTCGAAAGCTCTGGCGAGAGCGATATCCGCTCGGAGGTGATTGGCGAGATGGTGATGGACGCGCTCCGCGGCCTCGACCCGGTCGCCTACGTGAGGTTCGCTTCGGTCTACCGAAATTTCCGCGAGGCCAAGGATTTCGAGGATTTCGTCGGGCAATTGAGCGACACTGCCGAGTGACAGTAACGAGCGACAGTGCCGATCGACGCTTCATGCAAGCCGCCCTGGGATTGGCCCGCCGCGGGCTCGGTCGCGTGTGGCCAAATCCCGCCGTGGGCTGCATCATCGTCCGCGGGGGTCGTGTCGTCGGGCGAGGTTGGACCCAATCAGGAGGGCGGCCTCATGCCGAAACGGAGGCACTTAGGCGGGCAGGCGAGGCGGCGCGCGGTGCTGTCGCCTACGTGACCCTCGAGCCCTGCAGCCATCGTGGCGTCACCCCACCTTGTGCCGATGCCTTGATCCGCGCAGGTATTAAGCGCGTCTGTGTGGCGATCGGAGACCCCGACCCGCGTGTCTCGGGTGCCGGTATCGAACGGCTTAAGAATGCCGGAGTCGATGTTGCGGCGGGCCTCCTTCACGACGATGCCATGGAGGTCAATGCGGGCTTCTTCACGCTCCAGCGCAAGGCCCGGCCGCTCGTCACCTGGAAGACAGCGACCACGCTCGACGGCCGCATCGCAACGCATTTGGGCGAAAGTCAGTGGATTACCGGAGAATTGGCCCGCCAGCGCGCGCATCTTCTTCGCGCCACTCACGATGCAATCTCGGTCGGCGTCGGCACAGCCTTGACGGATGATCCCGAACTCACCTGCAGGCTGCCGGGCCTCGAGGCGGCATCGCCCGTCCGCGTTGTGATCGACGGCAGGCTGCGCACGCCGCTGACGAGCCGGCTTGTCTCGACGAACGTTTCAATACCGACCTGGTTCGTCACCCGTTCGGATGCGCCGGAGGAACGCCGTAACACGTTGTTGCGCCTCGGCGTCGCTGTCATTTTGGTACCGCCTGGCGAAGGCGACCGGCCCGACCTCAATGGCGCCTTGCGTGAACTCGGCAAGCGCGGGATCACCCGCCTCCTTGTCGAGGGTGGCAGCCAGCTCGCTGCTGCCCTGCTTCGCGAAGATCTGGTCGATCGGATCGCCTGGTTTCGCGCGCCGATCGCCGTCGGCGGCGACGGGCTTCCGGCGGCTGCCGCGTTCGGCGTCGACAGGCTCGCCGAGGCGCCGCGCTTCGAGCGCACCTCGGTAATTTCCTGCGGCGTCGATACGCTGGAAACATTCTCGCGTCGAGCATAGCTTAGCGCGATGTTCACCGGCATCATCACCGACCTTGGCCGGGTCCGGTCAGTCGAGCAGGCCGCAAGCGGCGACACCCGTTTCGCCTTCACGACCCGTTATGAGATGGCATCGATCGCGCTCGGCGCATCGATCGCCTGCTCGGGCGCGTGCTTGACGGTGGTCGAGAAGGGTGCGGACTGGTTCGCCGTCGAAGTT
This genomic interval carries:
- a CDS encoding MucR family transcriptional regulator, whose amino-acid sequence is MREDNGEKAGRSDMLRMTTEVVAAYVSNNALAPSQLPEIIRSVHGALDQLIGGTDQARHEMLKPVVPIKRSVTPEYIVCLEDGKKLKMLKRHLRTTYDMTPDEYRAKWGLPPEYPMVAPNYAAQRSAFAKKIGLGRKPSTEGRRRSR
- the rpiB gene encoding ribose 5-phosphate isomerase B gives rise to the protein MPAELIAIASDHAGFALKSVLRAELEALGYRVLDLGANSSESVDYPDFAAAMARTIESKQALRGVLICGTGIGMSIAANRSRAVRAAVCHDVSSAGLARRHNDANVLALGARLIGEEVAKDCLRTFLSTAFDGGERHGRRVSKLSGA
- the glyA gene encoding serine hydroxymethyltransferase — encoded protein: MTRQDGASASPAGTLDRFFSAGLSQVDPEVAHAIRGELGRQQSQIELIASENIVSRAVLEAQGSVLTNKYAEGYPGRRYYGGCEHVDIVESLAIERAKKLFGCAFANVQPHSGAQANTAVFFALLQPGDKFMGLSLAAGGHLTHGAPPSVSGKWFVPVPYGVRREDCLIDYDELARLAEQHRPKLIIAGGSAYPRFIDFARFRTIADSVGAYLMVDMAHFAGLVAGGVHPSPLPHAHVVTTTTHKTLRGARGGMILSMDENLGKKINSGIFPGTQGGPLLHAIAGKAVALGEALKPEFKIYARHVVDNAHALAATLVRRGYDIVTGGTDTHLMLVDLRSKRLTGKIAVESLERGAITCNKNGVPFDPEKPTITSGVRLGTPASTTRGFGVPEFNEVGELIADLLDGLASGSNDNSAVERKVRARAESLCARFPIYPDF
- the nrdR gene encoding transcriptional regulator NrdR, translating into MRCPFCGHEDTQVKDSRPTEDNAAIRRRRFCPACGSRFTTFERVQLRELMVIKKNGQRATFDRDKLVRSIQIACRKRPVDPERIERIVNSIVRRLESSGESDIRSEVIGEMVMDALRGLDPVAYVRFASVYRNFREAKDFEDFVGQLSDTAE
- the ribD gene encoding bifunctional diaminohydroxyphosphoribosylaminopyrimidine deaminase/5-amino-6-(5-phosphoribosylamino)uracil reductase RibD, whose product is MTVTSDSADRRFMQAALGLARRGLGRVWPNPAVGCIIVRGGRVVGRGWTQSGGRPHAETEALRRAGEAARGAVAYVTLEPCSHRGVTPPCADALIRAGIKRVCVAIGDPDPRVSGAGIERLKNAGVDVAAGLLHDDAMEVNAGFFTLQRKARPLVTWKTATTLDGRIATHLGESQWITGELARQRAHLLRATHDAISVGVGTALTDDPELTCRLPGLEAASPVRVVIDGRLRTPLTSRLVSTNVSIPTWFVTRSDAPEERRNTLLRLGVAVILVPPGEGDRPDLNGALRELGKRGITRLLVEGGSQLAAALLREDLVDRIAWFRAPIAVGGDGLPAAAAFGVDRLAEAPRFERTSVISCGVDTLETFSRRA